One Malus domestica chromosome 11, GDT2T_hap1 genomic region harbors:
- the LOC103422804 gene encoding uncharacterized protein encodes MERKATAPPRRVMVVADPTRESAGALQYALSHAVLEHDELILFFVENQNTWRNTFTTLLKIPSIASAAIATMSFEGTLEEDVDFLEEMKNVCERVQPKLRVRVERVAMEEGRDKANTILHQSDVLGVDIIVIGQRRKISMDILGSYTWPGGRGVKAIDTADYLIENSKRTCVAVQKKGLDGGYLLNSRTLKNFWLLA; translated from the exons ATGGAACGTAAAGCAACTGCACCTCCGCGGCGAGTAATGGTGGTGGCAGATCCAACCCGGGAATCAGCGGGTGCACTCCAATATGCGCTTTCTCATGCAGTTCTTGAACACGATGAATTgatccttttctttgttgagaaCCAAAATACCTGGCGAAACACATTCACGACGTTACTCAAAATACCTAGCATCGCCTCCGCGGCCATCGCTACAATGTCCTTTGAAGGAACCTTAGAGGAGGACGTGGATTTTCTTGAAGAAATGAAGAATGTATGCGAACGTGTACAACCAAAACTGCGTGTGCGTGTGGAGAGGGTGGCAATGGAGGAAGGCAGAGACAAAGCAAACACTATTCTACATCAAAGCGATGTTCTTGGGGTTGATATCATAGTTATAGGGCAACGAAGGAAAATTTCGATGGATATTTTAGG ATCATATACGTGGCCTGGAGGGCGAGGGGTAAAGGCGATAGACACAGCGGACTACTTGATCGAAAATAGCAAACGAACTTGTGTTGCAGTACAAAAAAAGGGGTTAGATGGAGGCTACCTTCTCAACTCAAGAACCCTAAAGAATTTCTGGCTTCTGGCTTAA